Part of the Microbulbifer salipaludis genome is shown below.
GTCATCGCCCAGGTGGAAGATCAGGAGCCGCTGGAAGAGCGCGAGTTTGAACGCCTGAAAGCCCTGGCGGATACGGTCATTCTGCTGCGGGAGAGCCGGCACGATGAGGCCCGGAAAACGCTGGTAAACGTGTTACGCCAGCAACCGAACGATGTCGCCCTGAATGAACGCTATGTACGGCTGCTGCTCGCCACCGACGATAAAAAAGCGTTGCGTGAACTGGGGCCGCATTTGCTGGAGCGCCTGGTCAACCTCAACCACGCCCACAAGGCCGCAGAACTCTACCTGGCAATCGCCGCCAGCCAAGGGTTACCGGCGATCGACAAATCGCTGTTGCGGCATCAGCTCGCCGAGGCCCTGTATCACCAGCGTCACTTCAAACCTGCGCTGGCACTCATCAATAACCTGCACAAGGAAGACCCGCACTACACCCGCCTGGACAGCGCCTATTTACTGCTGGCAAAAATCTATATGGATGGCTTCAACCGCACTGACAACAGCCGCAAATTGCTGGCGTTCGTGCAGAAGAAATTCCCGAAGAGCAGTGTGCTGGGTGAAGTGCGCAAGCTGGATTCGATTCTGGCGGCCGAGCAGAACGCGCAACCCGCGTAGCACGTTGCACGGCCTGTTGGTGGGAGCTATGGCCGGACCGGTTCCCGGCGTGGGGGCTATATCGCCTGTGGCTGCAGGGAACGGGCGAAATTCAGCGCCTTGCGCGCGCGCTCTTCGTCGCCGCAGCGGCGATAGTGCTCCACCAGACCATTGGCCAGACGCAACATCAGCGGGTGACGCTGCTGCTTTTGCTGAAGGCGCTGCAGCAGGCGCTCCACCATTCCCCAGCGCTTCTCCCTGGCCGCACGCTGTGCCAGCAGCAGGCACATCCGCGCATTCAGCGCACGGGGCTCGCTGGTCCGCTGGAGATAGACATCCACCCCGTCTGCCACCGGCGCAAAATCCTGCTCCGGTAATCGCGCCAGCGCAAAAAGCGCCAGCCAGGCCCGGTGGTGCGCCTCGCTTTCCGGTGCCAGAGCACTGACCTCGATGGACTTGTTGATCAGGGATAAGGATTGCGGATGTTGGCGCACGGCACTGGCCGCAGCCTGACCGGCCTCCAGCAGCTTGCCGTGGTTGTGCAGGGACTCGATCCGCGCCAGCGCCAGCTGTTCCGGGGTGGGAGGCAGGTCTTCCTCCACGTGGAGCTCGCGGCTGGGGCGCCAGCGGATCAGCGCGAAAGTGCAGACAAAGCCGGCCACAAGGCCACCGAAATGCGCCCAGTAGGCAATGTTGTCACTGCCGAAGAGATAGCCGAACACCTCCTTGCCGAGCCACAGGGGCAATACCAGCAGCGCTGGCGCGGTGAACTCCCCAAACGCGAAGCCCAGGGTGTAGAAAAACCGCAGCCGCCGCACACCGTACACCGCCACAAACATGCCCATCACCGCGGATACCGCGCCGGACGCGCCGATCACCGGCACCATGCTGCCCGCTTCCACCCCCATGTGCAGCGCCGCAGCCGCGAGGCCACCCAGTAAATACAGCCCGATAAACCAGGCCGCACCCAGCGCCAGCTCCACCGACAGGCCGAACAACAGCAGGAAGATCATGTTCCCCAACAGGTGTTCCCAGCTACCGTGCAGGAACATATGCCCGAACAGCCCCTGCAGGGTCGGCTCTGCCGGTGTGAGCCCGTAGGCGAAACTGGACAGGCGGTCGCGCAGCTCATTGAATTCCACGCGCTGCGCGAGCCACTGCTGCTCACCTTCTGCGGCAAGCTGCGGCAATAGCCAGTTGTGGAATTCGTGGCTCCAAAGCAGCTGTTCGTAGATGAACTCTTCCCCGGCACCCTGTGCCAGGGATCGCCACTCCGGCTTTTCCGCGTCCACAAACTCGTAGAAGCGCTGCTCTTCCCGCACCGGTAGCTCGCTGGAAAAGTAGAACTCCTCCGCCACCTGCCAACGCGCCTCGTCCTCGCCCTGATAGAGCACGTAGACCAGCAGGTTGACCAGAATCAGCGCAAAGCACACCAGCGGCGGTCGACGCCAGTCGGGCTTGTTCTGGATGGGTATTATCAGCAAGGGCAGACCTGCGGCTCAATCGACTCTTGGGGTAATCAGATCAGGGATCCATTCGGGCCATCCAGAATACAGGGGCTACAGAATATGAACAGCCCCAGAGACAGGACATCCGCCAATGGATGTGGATGCAGGCGCCAGCGGTGTCAGTGACTGGACGAGCCCCCATCGTCACCGCCTCCCTCGCCTTCACCACCGATGTCGCCCCCTGTGTCGCTGCCCCCGTCTGCCGGCCAGTCCTCGGCACCTGCGGAACCGCGGCGCTCCTCAACCGCAGGCTGGGAGGGCGCCGCACCCGGCGCCTCCGGGTGTGACGGTGCCGGATCACCCCAGCTGCGCACATGCAGGTCGCGCTGGGGAAAGGGAATCTCGATATTGCGCTGGTTGAACTCCCGCAACAGTTCGATGTTATACAGCGCGTTCAGGTCGCCGAGAGAGGACACGGCGTTACTGTTTACCCATACCACCAGCTTGAAATCCAGCGAACTGTCGCCGAACCCGGTGAGCCACACTTCGGTCTTGCGCTGCCAGTTGGAGAAGGTGACTGGCACCCGCTCCGCCGCCGCCAGCGCGGCCTCGCGCACGGCTTCCGGGTCGGTGCCATAGGCCACCCCGAACATCACGTGAATGCGGCGCACCGGATCCTCCAGGGTGTGGTTGGTCACCCGGCCGGTCACAAACTCGGAGTTGGGCACCAGAATATCCACATTGTCGCGGGTGGTGATGCGGGTAGAGCGGACATTGATATCGCGGATACGCCCAAACACCCCGGATTCCAGCTCTACCAGGTCACCTACCCGCAGCGGCTGCTCAAACAACAGGATGATGCCGGAAATAAAATTGGAAAAAATCGCCTGCATGCCGAAGCCGATACCCACCGACAGGGCACCGGCGATGAGAGTGAGCTTGGAGGTATCCAGCCCCACCATGGTGAGAATGATGATGAAGGTAATGAGTACGATGCAATAATTGAGGATGCGCCACAGGGTATAGGCTCCCTGTTCACTGGTGCGATTTTTGTGCACCATGCGCCGCAACACCCAGTTGAGTATGCGCGAACACGCCCAGGCGGCGAGAATCACCAGCAGCATTTTGGCGATGTCTTTCAGCGTGATCGGCTGCTGGCTGATGGCAAACAGTTCGTAATTGGCCAGGTTTCGCCAACCGGTGCGCAGCTGCTCGAACTGCAACACAACCCGGTTGCCCATGGTGCGCCACCACCCCTGCTGGCGCTGGTAGACAAAAAGCTGTGCCGCCTCGTAACGTTTGATGTCGTCGGTAAGGTCGCGAACCCGGCCGAGGCCGCTGGCTACCTTTTCGAACTGCCCCCACCACTTGCGCATGGCCTTGGGGTCTTCGCCCACCCAGGCAACGATCTGGCGCTGACGCACATTCAGTTGTCGTGCCAGGTTCTCGCGAATGGTGGTCGCATTGTTTACCAGGTCCTTGCTGATGGTGAGCTTTTCATCGGCGGCGGTCTCATCCAGCACGCTGTTCATGGCCAGCAGCAGTTCCTGCTTGCGCAGCTGCAGGCGATTCTCCAGCGCCTCGACGCTGTAGTTCATCATCCGAATCTGCTGCTCCATGGTTACCGCGGCGTCGGAGCTTTCGAAAATCAGGTCACGCGAGTTATTGCGCTCGCGCACCAGCTCTTCCAGGTTGGACTTTTCCTCGGTGCGCGCAGCGGCCAGCTTGTCCGCCACCTTGCTGCTGTATTGCAACTCCTTCAGCATGCGGGTGAGTTCGCCGCCGGCAAACGTCAATTCCTCGTCCCAGGCGGTGAGCTGCTCGTTGAGCATGCTCTGCTCTTCGAGCACCTGCAGGTGACTGACCTGCGCGAGAAACAGATTCAGCGTGGATTTCAGGTGCCGCGGGTCCGTCTTGCCCCTGTCGCGCAGCGTACCCGCGGTCTCCCGCAAGCGGTTCAGCGACAGATTAACGGCCTCATCCATCTGCGATTTTTCCAGCTGCAGACCGTCAAAGCGCTGTTTGCCGCGGGACACCGCCGCGTCAGATTCCGCCCATTGCAAAACCGTCGGATCGGTGGGAAAGGAAACATCAGGCAAAACGCTGACTTTCTTCAGTGCGTCGCGCTTTTCCCAGGTTTTTCGAATCCCCGTGATGCGCCGACTGATGGCGGCGACCTCCTCAGAGAGTTTCGCCTCCTCCGGCAGTGTGGCACTCCAGTCTTGCCAGGCCTGTTCCACATCTTCCAGCCACAGCGCGCGCTGCTCGAGGGTGACGTCCGGCCACTGGGTCCACCAGTCTGCGGCTAAGCTGCTGAAATCGGGGACAACCGGCGAGAATTCTTTCGGTGTGTTGGAAGGCAGCTGCGCGAGGGTAGAAGCGGGAAACAGCAGGCACAGGCTTAACAGGCACAGACAGGCGAGCGCGGCGCGCACGCAACCCGTCGCGATGCGAAGACAATGTGGAAACGGCGCGGCGCTGACAACACCCATGCGTGAGGCGATCCCTGTATCCCTGCCCTTGAATTCCTGTCCCGGCCTATCGTCCATGCGCCACCCGCCGGTGCTTGCCGAGGGAAACCCGGCGACACCGACTCCAGCGTGGGAACTACATCGGATTAATTGTAGAAGAGATCAACCAGGCCTCAGCGGCGCCTTTCGTAACGCTGGATGCAATCGCGATACGCCCGCTGATAGATACGCACCCGCTGCCCCTCGAGACTGCTGCCCCTCCGCGCCGCATCGGAAGCATCCTGTCGACAGGCCGACTCCAGCAGGGCGCGGTTGTCGTAGCGCTCGCCGGCGGCGTCGTAAGGCGGGCGCACATTGGCGTAGGGCCGGGGCGCACGCCGGCGCTGGTCGCGGTAGCGATCGGCCTCGAACATCGGCGCGTCACTGCGACCCACAGCCTCCGGATCAATCGCACCTGGTGGATAAGCGCGGGGAATACCGGATCGCTCGCGCAGATCCTCCAGATTTTCATCCGGGTTTTCATCCACAGTACCGTACAAACGCTCCTCGTAGGCCCCCACAATATCGCTGCTACGCTCGCCCAGATAACGCCGCCATTGATACGGTGGGTTGGTCACGATATAGCTCCGACGCTGCGCGTCGTAACGGTAAAACGTGCCCGTACCGCTCATGAAAAAGCGCTGGCCATCGATCTCGAATCCGGTACTGCCGTAGGGTACAAACGCCAGCGCCGCCCCCAGCGGCGGCTCTACCCGCAGGTATCCGTCGTCTTCCTTGCGGTAAAAGTAGCCGCCCTGGTAGTAATAAGTGTTGCCATTGAGCGTGAGGCGGGTAGCCCCGGGGCGCAGCGCGCGCTGGCGGTTGGGGTCGCGGGCATAATCACGCTCGGGCTCGGCACTGGCATTGTCAGTGGCCTGCGCCACCGCTTTGGCGGGCGCCATCATGGCAACGGCGGCGAAAATGGAAAGCAGTGCACCGCACGAAACACACAGCAATGGCCTGAGACAGGCACCGAAAGAGGCGCTCGCAGGGAATAAGAAGAAGGTACGGGGCTGGGCTGGGGGCATGTGCGACCTCGCAAGTGCACCGCACTGAACACTCGGTCAGCAAGGCGCCAACATTCCCACCCCATTACGCAGGCAAAAGCCTGACAGAAAAGAAATCCTGCAAAAAACCAACAAGAGCAACGCGCGGTCCCTACCCGCCGTGAAAGGCAAAGCGGGCAAAGGCCGCGCGCGCTTGGTAGCCGACGGCGCCGGTCGCTTGTGTGACCGGCGAAACCAACAGAGTGCGCAGTCCTCAAGGGCCTCGCACTATTGCTGTACGACCGACTACTCCCTTAGTGTAGGTTGTTACGTCCGACATCCAAAATTGCGACGGCGTCAAAATCACACACCATCACACGAGACCGTCACACCCGGCCGCAAAACCCGACCGGGACCGGTGACCAGCCAGAACCGGCCACCAGCGACGAGCAACGGCTCAGGACAGGCCGGAAATCACTTCCCGCAGCTTGCCGACAATATCGTCGATCTCGTGGGCCTCGATAATCAGCGGCGGCGACATGCACAGCGCATCACCAATGCCGCGCGCCATCACCCCGGCCTCCCAGGCCAGCGCCGATGCCTTGGCACCGAACTTCCCTTTCAGGCCCTCCGGTGCGCGCAGCTCGATGGCGCCTACCAGACCGTAGTTGCGCACATCGATCACATTGTCGAGGTCCGACAGCGAATGCAGGGCCGCTTCCCAGTGCTTGCCGATATCCCCGGCCGCACGGGTCAGCAGGCCCTCGCGATCGTAAATATCCAGCGTCGCCATCCCCGCAGCACAGGCCACCGGATGCGCTGAATAGGTGTAGCCATGGAACAGCTCCACCATACCTTCGGCGGCGGCATCCATCACCGTGTTGTAAATCTTGTCGCTGACAAACACCGCGCCCAGAGGCACTGTCGCATTGGTAATGCCCTTGGCCGAGGTAATCATATCCGGCGTCACACCGAATTCCTGCGAAGCAAATGGCGAACCGGTACGGCCCCAGCCAGAAATTACTTCATCAAAAATCAGCAGCAGATCGTGCTTGTCACAGATCTCGCGCAGACGCTGCAGATACCCCTTCGGCGGCAGCACCACGCCACCGGCACCGGAGAAAGGCTCCACAATCACCGCCGCAATCTGATCCGCACCGTGGAAAGCGACCAAACGCTCCAGATCTTCCGCCAGCTCCACCCCGTGCTCCGGCAGACCTTTGCTGAACGCATTGCGTTCGATGTCCAGCGTATGACGCATATGGTTCGCCTTCACCGGCTGACCGAACGACTGGTAATTCGGCGCAATACCGCCCACGGAAATACCGCCGAAGTTCACCCCGTGGTAACCCTTTTCACGACCGATAAACATGGTGCGCGAACCCTTGCCACGGGCGCGCTGGTATTGCAGCGCAATCTTCAGGGCCGACTCCACCGCCTCGGAACCGGAATTGCCGAAGAACACATGGTTCAGCGGATCGGGTGTGTACTGCACCAGACGTTCCGCGTAGGCGAAACTCAGCTCGTGGCCGAAATTGAAAATCGAGCTGTAATCCAGCTTGCGCGCCTGCTCGGAAATCGCATCGGCAATTTCTGCACGGCAGTGGCCCGCATTGGAACACCACAGACCCGCGGTCGCATCAATAATTTTGCGGCCGGATTTTTCAAACAGGTAAATCCCCTCCGCCCGTTCGACGATACGCGGCGATGCCTTGAAGGTGCGGTTGGGGGTAAACGGCATCCAGAATGCGTTGTTTTTCAGTTCGGACATGGTTTTCTCCGATTTAGTTTTCACGTTTCTCTAACGTAGTAAATATGTCGACGCGAAGGCGGAGCACCGGGTACAGGTTTTCAGGAGCGTCGGCGACATGGACGTCGCCGACGCAGCGTACAGGGATGTATTCACAGCGGTCCTGAAAACCTGTACCCGGTGCTTTGCCGCCACCACAGCAAATTAGAAGGTTCAATAACTACGACGAAGCTCACACTCCGTAGCAGCAGTACTTCGTCTCATAGAATTCGGCCATACCCTCGACACCGCCCTCGCGGCCAATGCCGGATTCCTTGCAGCCGCCGAAGGGTGCCACCGTGGTCGAGAAGACACCCGCGTTGCACGCCACCATGCCATACTCCAGCGCCTCCACCACACGGTTCGCACGATGTATGTTTTCACTCATCACATACGCCGCCAACCCGAACGGCGTGTCATTGGCGCGCTGAATCACCTCCGCTTCCTCACGGAACTTCTGCACCACCGCCAGCGGCCCGAAAATCTCTTCCTGCGCAATACGCATCGAATCATCCACATCCGTCAGCAGCGTCGGCGCATAGTAGTTTTCGCCCTCGGGCAGGAAATCACCACCCAGCACCAGCTTCGCGCCATTGGCCACCGCCTCCTCAACCAGACCGTGCACCCGATCTACCGCGCGGCGGAAAATCAGCGGCCCCAGCGTCGTGCCCGGCTCCAGGCCGTGACCCGGCTGCAGCTGCTCAATCGCCGCCGCCAGCTTCGCCACAAACGCATCGTGCACCGACTCGTGCACATAAATCCGGTTAGTAGATACACAGGTCTGGCCCGCGTTGCGCATCTTCGTCGCCACACAGGCGGTGACGGCGGTATCCAGGTCCGCATCATCAAACACGATGAACGGCGCGTTGCCGCCCAGCTCCATCGACATCTTCTTCACGGTGCTCGCGCACTGCGCCATCAGCAGCTTGCCCACCGGCGTGGAGCCGGTAAAGGTGAACTTGGCGACGCGCGCATCTTCTGTGAGCACCTTGCCGATCGCCGCGGAGTCCGACCCCACCACCACATTCAGCGTGCCCGCCGGCAGCCCGGCCTGCTCCGCCAGCACACACAGCGCCAGCGCCGACAGCGGCGTTTCCGAAGCCGGCTTGATCACCACCGTACAGCCCGCCGCCAGCGCCGGTGCTGCCTTGCGGGTAATCATCGCATTGGGGAAGTTCCACGGCGTAATACAGGTCACCACCCCCACCGGCTGGCGAATCGTGTGCAGGCGCATCGCCGGATTGTGGGTGGGGATCGTCTGCCCATAGGCACGGCGACACTCCTCCGCGTACCACTCGATATAGGATGCACCGTAGTCAATCTCACCCAGTGCCTCCGCCAGTGGCTTACCCTGCTCCAGCGTCAGTAACCGCGCCAGATCCTCACGGTTCTCCGCAATCAGCTGATACCAGCGCTTGAGCACCGCTGCGCGCTCGCCGGCGGTCTTGCGGCTCCAGGCGGGAAACGCGGCATGCGCCGCGGCAACCGCCTGCTCGGCATCAGCGGCGCTGCCATCGGCAATCTCTGCCAGTAGATCGCCATTGGCGGGGTCAGTAACCGCCAACTTACCGGCGCCATCACGCCACTGGCCGTCGATAAAGTTCTGGGTCTTCAGCAACTGGTTATTGTTCAGATTCATCGAACACTCCCTGATCATCCTGTATATAGGCTTTTCAGGGATTCTGGAGCGAGAGTCTGGTGGTGAATAGTAAGATCTTTGCAACTAAAGTTCAGATCCATCAAACTTTGATCCATCCCCCCTTAGAACGCGTGAACAGACCATGGTTAAAAGCGCAAAAGCCCTGTCCGGGCGCCTCAGCGATATGGACCTACGCCTGCTGCGGGTCTTCCGTGAAGTGGTGCAGGCCGGCGGCCTGGCGCCGGCGGAAGTGGCGCTTAACATCAGCCGCTCCACCATCAGCGTGCACCTGTCGGACCTGGAGACCCGCCTGGGGATGCCGTTGTGCATCCGCTCCCGCGGGCGCGCCGACTTCAAGCTCACCCGCGAGGGGGAGGCCCTGTACCAGGCAATCGAAGAGCTGGATGGGCACCTGGCCAGCTTCAGAAGCCAGGTGAATGCGATCCAGTCACAGCTCACCGGGCAGCTGCGCATCGTGCTGCCGGACGACATGCTGGCCATACCACAGCTCAATATGCCCGCGACCATCGCGCAATTGCGCGAGCGCGCGCCGCAGCTGCAACTGGATATCAAACTGGCAGCGCCCCACGAGCTGGAACTGGAAATCCTCGGCGGTCGCGCCGATGTGGGCATCAACCCGCTGCACTCCCGTCGCCCAGGGCTCAGCTACCAGCCCCTGTTCAGTCACCAGTCGCTACTCTACGGGGCCAGCCACCACCCCTGCGCCGTCGCACCACAGGTTGACGAGGAAGTCATTACCCAGCAGGAACTTGCTGCGCCCGACCACGCCGTGCTCTCCGGGGCCGCGCACCTCTACCGCCTGTTTCCACACAAAAGCATCGCCAACCATATGGCTGCGCGCCTGGCGATGATCCTGTCGGGGAAATTTATTGGCTTTCTGCCGGAGTATCTGGCGCGGGACTATGTGGAGCGCGGTGAGCTGGTCGCATTCTTTCCGGACCGCTTCTGCTACCAGATCCAGAATGCACTGACGTTCAAGAGCACTGCGGCAGAGCAACCTGCAGTGCAGTTGTTTCTGGAGGTATTGGTGGTGAACGGGTAGAGTTTCAAAAAAATAAATGAATGCGTAAGCGCCATGGAAAAAAATATCTTTCTGAGAGAAGTCGAACGCCGACTTACCCAGTTGTTTAAAGCCTCCAAAAGCGGGCATCCGATACCGGCAGTAGAGCGTCACCGGCTGCAGGGTTTTATGCAGGCGGGCGTGTTTATGGAGCTATGCAATCGTAGTGAACTCAACGAGATTATGGAGCGTACGCATCTGGAGATCTTCCGCAAGACGATCGAGCAGAGAAAGGTAGATGCGCCTGTCTCCTGGATCTATCAGGAGACCGACTACAGCCTTTACGACACGCCGGCCTATGAAAGGAAGCCATAAAACCGTCAAGCTAGTTGTGACAACCGGCCAAACCTGAGCACCTGGAAGCAAGCCTGTATCGGCTCGCCCCCAAGGCAGGACGCCCCCTAT
Proteins encoded:
- a CDS encoding rhomboid family intramembrane serine protease, with translation MLIIPIQNKPDWRRPPLVCFALILVNLLVYVLYQGEDEARWQVAEEFYFSSELPVREEQRFYEFVDAEKPEWRSLAQGAGEEFIYEQLLWSHEFHNWLLPQLAAEGEQQWLAQRVEFNELRDRLSSFAYGLTPAEPTLQGLFGHMFLHGSWEHLLGNMIFLLLFGLSVELALGAAWFIGLYLLGGLAAAALHMGVEAGSMVPVIGASGAVSAVMGMFVAVYGVRRLRFFYTLGFAFGEFTAPALLVLPLWLGKEVFGYLFGSDNIAYWAHFGGLVAGFVCTFALIRWRPSRELHVEEDLPPTPEQLALARIESLHNHGKLLEAGQAAASAVRQHPQSLSLINKSIEVSALAPESEAHHRAWLALFALARLPEQDFAPVADGVDVYLQRTSEPRALNARMCLLLAQRAAREKRWGMVERLLQRLQQKQQRHPLMLRLANGLVEHYRRCGDEERARKALNFARSLQPQAI
- a CDS encoding mechanosensitive ion channel domain-containing protein, which translates into the protein MDDRPGQEFKGRDTGIASRMGVVSAAPFPHCLRIATGCVRAALACLCLLSLCLLFPASTLAQLPSNTPKEFSPVVPDFSSLAADWWTQWPDVTLEQRALWLEDVEQAWQDWSATLPEEAKLSEEVAAISRRITGIRKTWEKRDALKKVSVLPDVSFPTDPTVLQWAESDAAVSRGKQRFDGLQLEKSQMDEAVNLSLNRLRETAGTLRDRGKTDPRHLKSTLNLFLAQVSHLQVLEEQSMLNEQLTAWDEELTFAGGELTRMLKELQYSSKVADKLAAARTEEKSNLEELVRERNNSRDLIFESSDAAVTMEQQIRMMNYSVEALENRLQLRKQELLLAMNSVLDETAADEKLTISKDLVNNATTIRENLARQLNVRQRQIVAWVGEDPKAMRKWWGQFEKVASGLGRVRDLTDDIKRYEAAQLFVYQRQQGWWRTMGNRVVLQFEQLRTGWRNLANYELFAISQQPITLKDIAKMLLVILAAWACSRILNWVLRRMVHKNRTSEQGAYTLWRILNYCIVLITFIIILTMVGLDTSKLTLIAGALSVGIGFGMQAIFSNFISGIILLFEQPLRVGDLVELESGVFGRIRDINVRSTRITTRDNVDILVPNSEFVTGRVTNHTLEDPVRRIHVMFGVAYGTDPEAVREAALAAAERVPVTFSNWQRKTEVWLTGFGDSSLDFKLVVWVNSNAVSSLGDLNALYNIELLREFNQRNIEIPFPQRDLHVRSWGDPAPSHPEAPGAAPSQPAVEERRGSAGAEDWPADGGSDTGGDIGGEGEGGGDDGGSSSH
- a CDS encoding DUF6515 family protein, which gives rise to MMAPAKAVAQATDNASAEPERDYARDPNRQRALRPGATRLTLNGNTYYYQGGYFYRKEDDGYLRVEPPLGAALAFVPYGSTGFEIDGQRFFMSGTGTFYRYDAQRRSYIVTNPPYQWRRYLGERSSDIVGAYEERLYGTVDENPDENLEDLRERSGIPRAYPPGAIDPEAVGRSDAPMFEADRYRDQRRRAPRPYANVRPPYDAAGERYDNRALLESACRQDASDAARRGSSLEGQRVRIYQRAYRDCIQRYERRR
- a CDS encoding aspartate aminotransferase family protein — translated: MSELKNNAFWMPFTPNRTFKASPRIVERAEGIYLFEKSGRKIIDATAGLWCSNAGHCRAEIADAISEQARKLDYSSIFNFGHELSFAYAERLVQYTPDPLNHVFFGNSGSEAVESALKIALQYQRARGKGSRTMFIGREKGYHGVNFGGISVGGIAPNYQSFGQPVKANHMRHTLDIERNAFSKGLPEHGVELAEDLERLVAFHGADQIAAVIVEPFSGAGGVVLPPKGYLQRLREICDKHDLLLIFDEVISGWGRTGSPFASQEFGVTPDMITSAKGITNATVPLGAVFVSDKIYNTVMDAAAEGMVELFHGYTYSAHPVACAAGMATLDIYDREGLLTRAAGDIGKHWEAALHSLSDLDNVIDVRNYGLVGAIELRAPEGLKGKFGAKASALAWEAGVMARGIGDALCMSPPLIIEAHEIDDIVGKLREVISGLS
- a CDS encoding NAD-dependent succinate-semialdehyde dehydrogenase, whose protein sequence is MNLNNNQLLKTQNFIDGQWRDGAGKLAVTDPANGDLLAEIADGSAADAEQAVAAAHAAFPAWSRKTAGERAAVLKRWYQLIAENREDLARLLTLEQGKPLAEALGEIDYGASYIEWYAEECRRAYGQTIPTHNPAMRLHTIRQPVGVVTCITPWNFPNAMITRKAAPALAAGCTVVIKPASETPLSALALCVLAEQAGLPAGTLNVVVGSDSAAIGKVLTEDARVAKFTFTGSTPVGKLLMAQCASTVKKMSMELGGNAPFIVFDDADLDTAVTACVATKMRNAGQTCVSTNRIYVHESVHDAFVAKLAAAIEQLQPGHGLEPGTTLGPLIFRRAVDRVHGLVEEAVANGAKLVLGGDFLPEGENYYAPTLLTDVDDSMRIAQEEIFGPLAVVQKFREEAEVIQRANDTPFGLAAYVMSENIHRANRVVEALEYGMVACNAGVFSTTVAPFGGCKESGIGREGGVEGMAEFYETKYCCYGV
- a CDS encoding LysR family transcriptional regulator is translated as MVKSAKALSGRLSDMDLRLLRVFREVVQAGGLAPAEVALNISRSTISVHLSDLETRLGMPLCIRSRGRADFKLTREGEALYQAIEELDGHLASFRSQVNAIQSQLTGQLRIVLPDDMLAIPQLNMPATIAQLRERAPQLQLDIKLAAPHELELEILGGRADVGINPLHSRRPGLSYQPLFSHQSLLYGASHHPCAVAPQVDEEVITQQELAAPDHAVLSGAAHLYRLFPHKSIANHMAARLAMILSGKFIGFLPEYLARDYVERGELVAFFPDRFCYQIQNALTFKSTAAEQPAVQLFLEVLVVNG